The following proteins come from a genomic window of Heyndrickxia acidicola:
- a CDS encoding molybdenum cofactor biosynthesis protein MoaE has translation MSFEITRQPISIESVVQKVIQREAGAVTTFIGTVRELTHGRKTLYLEYEAYEPMALKMLERIGKEIEGKWPGTVTAISHRIGRLERSDIAVVIAVSTPHRAEAYEANRYAIERIKEIVPIWKKEHWEDGEEWVGNQKGTKEYPKGRPEELNIHG, from the coding sequence TTGAGTTTTGAAATCACACGCCAGCCTATTAGTATAGAGTCCGTAGTTCAAAAAGTAATTCAACGAGAAGCTGGTGCGGTTACAACGTTTATTGGTACTGTGAGAGAATTAACCCACGGCAGGAAAACCCTTTATTTAGAGTATGAAGCATATGAGCCCATGGCGTTGAAAATGCTTGAAAGGATTGGAAAAGAAATAGAGGGGAAATGGCCAGGAACCGTAACGGCCATTTCACATAGAATTGGCCGTTTAGAGAGATCGGATATCGCTGTTGTGATTGCGGTCTCTACTCCCCATCGTGCCGAAGCCTATGAAGCAAACCGTTATGCCATCGAACGGATTAAGGAAATCGTTCCTATTTGGAAAAAAGAGCATTGGGAAGACGGAGAAGAGTGGGTAGGAAATCAAAAAGGGACTAAGGAATATCCGAAAGGAAGACCTGAGGAGCTGAACATACATGGTTAA
- the mobA gene encoding molybdenum cofactor guanylyltransferase yields the protein MKTIVLAGGKSRRMGQNKALMKLNGCEIIELIVHTLSPISEEMLIVTNSPDTYQHLGIKVINDEQEFKGKGPLAGLLTGLAAAKTDSCLVVACDMPFVSAKVANWLVHLLKERNYDAIIPVDQGKQHFLFGAYSGRAQIAARENLQAGKKAMKSLFDKIKVQLVYKDDAPPEVQEEWEACFWNMNTVEDYHRAKEIARQL from the coding sequence GTGAAGACAATTGTGTTAGCAGGCGGGAAATCCAGAAGGATGGGACAAAATAAAGCATTAATGAAATTGAATGGCTGTGAAATCATTGAGCTCATTGTACATACTCTCTCACCCATCTCTGAGGAAATGCTCATTGTTACAAACAGTCCGGATACCTATCAGCATCTTGGAATCAAGGTAATTAACGATGAGCAGGAGTTTAAAGGAAAAGGACCATTAGCGGGTTTGCTTACAGGTTTAGCTGCTGCAAAAACAGATTCATGTCTGGTTGTCGCATGTGACATGCCCTTTGTTTCAGCAAAAGTGGCTAATTGGCTTGTACACCTTCTTAAGGAAAGAAATTATGATGCGATTATTCCTGTTGATCAGGGCAAACAGCATTTTTTATTCGGGGCTTATTCCGGCAGAGCACAAATTGCAGCAAGAGAAAATTTGCAAGCTGGAAAAAAAGCAATGAAAAGCCTCTTTGATAAAATTAAGGTTCAATTGGTTTACAAGGATGATGCTCCGCCAGAGGTTCAGGAAGAGTGGGAAGCTTGTTTCTGGAATATGAATACGGTGGAAGACTATCACCGAGCAAAAGAAATTGCGAGACAACTATAA
- a CDS encoding VOC family protein codes for MLHHIEINVSNLEKTKMFWGWLMKSLGYETFQQWESGISWKQESTYLVFVQTMYQYLPSAYHRSHTGLNHLAFHASSRRQVDDLTLELKRKGVKILYEDRHPYAGGPNHYAVFFEDPDRIKVELVAP; via the coding sequence ATGCTCCATCATATAGAGATTAATGTATCAAATTTAGAGAAAACCAAAATGTTCTGGGGATGGTTAATGAAAAGTCTTGGATATGAAACATTCCAGCAATGGGAGTCAGGGATCAGCTGGAAGCAAGAGTCGACTTATCTAGTATTTGTGCAGACAATGTATCAATATTTGCCCTCTGCTTATCATCGATCACATACAGGCTTGAACCATCTGGCCTTTCATGCAAGCTCCAGGCGGCAAGTGGACGATCTGACGTTAGAACTTAAAAGAAAAGGGGTAAAAATTCTTTATGAGGATCGCCATCCTTATGCAGGAGGGCCAAATCATTATGCTGTGTTTTTCGAGGATCCGGATAGAATAAAGGTGGAACTGGTTGCACCATAA
- the rsgA gene encoding ribosome small subunit-dependent GTPase A codes for MLNINELGWNSFFEEAFQEYKQKGFSAGRIALEHKKMYRVLTEEGELLAEISGKMRFHASEREDYPAVGDWVVLTPRLHEQKATLHAVLPRQSKFSRKAAGNTTDEQIVAANVDTVFLVNALNADFNVRRIERYLLSAWESGANPVVILSKSDLCKDIEGRIRELEASTMGVPIHYISAETNTGLEKLEPYLQQGHTIALLGSSGAGKSTLINTLLGRRKQEVSFIRESDDRGRHTTTHRELIVMENGGILIDTPGMRELQLWEASDGLNHSFSDIESFAKNCRFRDCTHQKEPGCAVQEAIQNGSLEEERLVHYLKLQKELAFLERKENQKAAMAERAKWKKLSNDQKKMKKR; via the coding sequence ATGTTGAATATAAATGAACTTGGTTGGAACTCTTTTTTTGAAGAGGCATTTCAGGAATATAAACAGAAGGGTTTTTCAGCAGGTCGAATTGCTCTTGAACATAAAAAAATGTATCGTGTCTTGACGGAGGAAGGGGAATTGCTGGCAGAGATATCAGGCAAAATGCGTTTCCATGCTTCCGAAAGAGAAGACTATCCGGCAGTAGGGGACTGGGTGGTATTAACTCCACGGCTCCATGAACAAAAAGCTACTCTTCATGCAGTTTTACCGCGCCAAAGCAAGTTTTCCCGGAAGGCCGCAGGCAATACAACCGATGAACAAATTGTTGCTGCAAATGTGGATACGGTCTTTTTGGTAAATGCCTTGAATGCAGATTTTAATGTCAGGAGAATTGAAAGATATCTTTTATCAGCTTGGGAAAGCGGTGCGAATCCCGTTGTTATTTTGAGTAAGTCTGACCTTTGCAAAGATATTGAAGGGAGAATCAGGGAGCTCGAGGCCAGTACAATGGGCGTGCCCATTCATTATATTAGTGCTGAAACCAATACTGGATTAGAGAAACTCGAGCCTTATCTTCAGCAAGGACATACCATTGCCTTGCTTGGATCTTCTGGCGCGGGTAAGTCAACATTAATTAATACACTTCTTGGGAGAAGGAAGCAAGAGGTGAGTTTTATACGTGAAAGTGATGACCGGGGCCGTCATACAACGACTCACAGGGAACTCATTGTAATGGAAAACGGAGGTATTTTAATAGATACTCCGGGGATGAGAGAATTGCAGCTGTGGGAAGCAAGTGATGGTTTGAATCATAGCTTTTCTGATATTGAGAGCTTTGCAAAAAACTGCCGTTTCCGTGATTGTACTCATCAAAAGGAACCGGGATGTGCTGTCCAGGAAGCGATTCAAAATGGCAGTCTGGAGGAAGAACGTTTGGTTCATTATCTAAAGCTTCAAAAGGAGCTAGCCTTTCTCGAGCGCAAAGAAAACCAAAAAGCGGCGATGGCTGAAAGAGCAAAGTGGAAAAAGCTCTCCAATGATCAGAAGAAGATGAAGAAGCGGTGA
- the pdxK gene encoding pyridoxine/pyridoxal/pyridoxamine kinase, translating to MTIPKVFTLAGSDSSGGAGLQADLKTFQELGVYGMSAITSIVTMDPNNHWHHNVFPIDVKTVEPQLDTILSVGISAMKTGMLGSVDIIKLAAQKLDEYKLDQVVIDPVMVCKGEDEVLMPENTDAMREYLLPRAAVVTPNLFEAWQLAQTGPIKTIEDMKEAAVKIHELGAKNVVIKGGKQLKHEKAVDLFFDGNEFTLLEKEKLETSYNHGAGCTFAAAITAELAKGNSVKDAVHTAKDFVTAAIKHGFALNEYVGPVMHGAYTRFKEHK from the coding sequence ATGACTATACCAAAAGTGTTTACCCTGGCAGGTTCAGATTCAAGCGGCGGTGCTGGCCTTCAGGCAGATTTAAAAACCTTTCAAGAGCTAGGTGTCTACGGGATGTCCGCCATTACTTCTATTGTCACAATGGATCCTAACAACCACTGGCATCACAATGTTTTTCCTATTGATGTAAAAACAGTAGAACCGCAATTAGATACCATTCTATCCGTAGGAATTAGTGCAATGAAAACGGGTATGCTGGGTTCAGTTGATATCATTAAATTAGCAGCGCAAAAACTGGATGAATATAAGCTTGATCAAGTGGTCATTGATCCTGTTATGGTCTGCAAGGGGGAAGATGAAGTGCTTATGCCTGAAAATACAGATGCTATGCGCGAATATCTTTTGCCTCGTGCTGCGGTTGTGACACCTAATTTATTTGAAGCATGGCAGCTGGCGCAAACCGGTCCCATTAAAACGATTGAAGACATGAAAGAAGCTGCTGTAAAAATCCATGAACTGGGTGCCAAAAATGTTGTCATTAAAGGCGGAAAGCAGCTTAAGCATGAGAAAGCCGTTGATTTATTCTTTGATGGAAACGAATTTACCCTTCTTGAAAAAGAAAAGCTGGAAACCTCTTATAATCACGGTGCAGGCTGCACATTTGCAGCAGCCATTACCGCAGAGCTTGCAAAAGGGAACTCTGTCAAAGATGCTGTGCACACTGCAAAAGACTTTGTCACAGCTGCCATCAAACACGGATTTGCTTTAAATGAATATGTAGGACCTGTTATGCACGGTGCTTATACACGCTTTAAAGAACACAAATAA
- a CDS encoding YojF family protein: protein MEPISISQVQKHIDEFAGQEVYIHLETTNGAYASHFNEAFFSAGAYIRNAKVIYEHGKIVGEGPYRAGLKMEIGWIYAEGLTHFELDEYGRLLLAGHDYDGKMAVALEISKTPFE from the coding sequence TTGGAACCTATTTCTATTTCTCAGGTCCAGAAACACATTGATGAATTTGCTGGACAGGAAGTATATATACACTTGGAAACAACAAATGGGGCCTATGCTTCTCATTTTAACGAAGCCTTCTTCTCTGCAGGTGCCTATATCCGCAATGCGAAAGTAATCTATGAGCATGGAAAAATTGTTGGCGAAGGTCCCTATCGTGCAGGACTTAAAATGGAGATAGGCTGGATTTATGCAGAAGGACTTACTCATTTTGAACTGGATGAGTATGGACGGCTGCTTTTAGCTGGTCATGACTATGATGGAAAGATGGCGGTTGCACTTGAAATTAGCAAAACGCCATTTGAATAG